Within Bacillota bacterium, the genomic segment CTATATGGGATACTATTGTCGTATCCTTGTCAAGTCCTAAATTTGTAAAAAAATTGGGGTTCCGTTTACTCCCTGATGATTTTACTTTAGCTTCCTATAAGGAAGTATTTAAAGACGATATTATTGCTATAGGGTATATGAATACACTAATAAGAGTGATAATTGGTACTACTTTGACGGTTCTTATCACATACTGTGGAGGGTATGCTCTTACCAAAAAGAGTTTACCATTCAGAAGGACGATTTTGCTTTTCATACTGTTTACCATGTTTTTTAGCGGCGGTTTAATACCATCGTATCTACTGATGAAAAAGCTTGGATTAATTGGGTCCCGGTGGGCTTTGATTCTGCCAATGACTACATCAGCATGGAATCTGATTATTGCAAGGAATTTTATTAAGACAATTCCTGAATCACTTGAGGAATCGGCATTTATTGATGGTGCCCATCCGTTAATAGTAGTGTTCAGAATAATGATGCCGCTGTCAATGCCTATAATTGCAGTCCTGGCACTGTGGTCGGCAGTTGGACACTGGAATTCCTGGTTTGATGCGCTGATATATGTAAGGTCTAGAGATAAAATGGTACTTCAGCTTGTATTAAGGAAAATACTTATCGACCAGGATGAAGAATTAATGAAAGGCGGGGCACTGGTTTTTATGCAGGATGATACATCTCCTGAAACTGTTAAAGCAGCTACTATTATAGTGTCTATAGCACCAATTATATGTTTCTATCCATTCCTTCAGAAATATTTTGTCAAAGGTGTATTGATAGGTTCAGTAAAAGGTTGATAAGGTAAATGCGGCATAAAAAATAAAATGCTAAAACCCGCCTCTTTTAAGGGTTTCAGTATTTTACAAATAATTAAAAAAATATAAAAATAGGAGGTATTTGTATGGGTATGAACTGTATTAATAGGGGTATTTTAAAGGTATTTGTACTTATCCTGATTGCAGTGATGGTATTTACCTTGGGCTTCACAGGATGTATCAAGAGTGATACTTCCGGCCAAACTGTAGAGGATACTAAATCTACCGGTAGCACAAAATTTGATAAGAAACTAAAAATCACATGGATTGTCTACAACCAGTTTGACAACCCTGTCAAGGAAGGCACGGAAACTCAGAAATTAATAGAGGAAAGGTTTAACGTAGAGCTGGATATTCCGGAACTTGATGTTCACAGTGAAGACCAGTGGACTGTTTTCTGGGCTTCAGGGAACACTGCAGACCGGATCCAGTCAAACAACATGAGCAAATACTTCAAAAAATTTGCAGATCAGGGCATCTTAAGGCCTATTACCAAGGACATGCTTTATAAGAATGCTCCAAACTGGATGAAAGCTGTAGAATCTTTGATTGACCCTAAGGTTTTCATGCCCCAGATTACGTATAAAGGCCAGGTTTGGGCAATCCCGTATACAAATATGGCACAAG encodes:
- a CDS encoding carbohydrate ABC transporter permease; translated protein: MYRPKRTRCDIIFDVCLYFLMVILLVIFLYPIWDTIVVSLSSPKFVKKLGFRLLPDDFTLASYKEVFKDDIIAIGYMNTLIRVIIGTTLTVLITYCGGYALTKKSLPFRRTILLFILFTMFFSGGLIPSYLLMKKLGLIGSRWALILPMTTSAWNLIIARNFIKTIPESLEESAFIDGAHPLIVVFRIMMPLSMPIIAVLALWSAVGHWNSWFDALIYVRSRDKMVLQLVLRKILIDQDEELMKGGALVFMQDDTSPETVKAATIIVSIAPIICFYPFLQKYFVKGVLIGSVKG